One genomic region from Cytophagia bacterium CHB2 encodes:
- a CDS encoding DUF433 domain-containing protein: MIQQNQEHAKLLSERITIDPGICHGKPCIRGLRYPVEMILELLSSGMTTDEILADYEDLEGDDIRAALVFATRLTQVKRMQAALV; the protein is encoded by the coding sequence ATGATTCAACAAAATCAAGAACACGCGAAATTGCTGTCCGAACGCATTACCATCGATCCAGGAATCTGTCACGGGAAACCGTGCATACGTGGGCTGCGTTACCCGGTTGAAATGATTTTGGAGTTGCTCAGCTCCGGAATGACAACCGATGAGATTTTGGCAGATTACGAGGACCTTGAGGGTGACGACATACGCGCGGCATTGGTATTTGCGACCCGACTAACGCAGGTCAAACGCATGCAAGCGGCTTTGGTATGA